The nucleotide window AGCAGGCGGGTTAACAGTGTCCATTGCTGCTCTTCGAAGGCATCTTTCTCCGCAACGAGGATTAGAGTTCCGTTATGGCTCACAACGAAGTCCTTCAGCTTGTTCAGGAACTTTATCACGCTGGTAAATTCGTTGTACATAACAAGGTATTCCAGACAGTCTATTAGTATAATCCCTCTGCTTCCGACCTCTTCCATTGCTTTGAGATACTTGTATGATAGCTCAGTCATTCGTTCTAAGTTCATGGGTGAAATAGTCTTTACCTCGCCCTCTTTGGTGGCCGTGGTTACAAAATAGTAAGTCCAATTCTCGGGAATATTATTCAAAGTTCTAACAAACGCAAGCACAGGCGCATCTTTCAGCTTTTCTTTTATCTTTTTGTACTCCTCTTGGTTTATTATCCTGACACCGGGCGCTATCTTAACTTCGTGTATTTCCATTGTTTTTAGCCTGAGGAACTCCTCAGAAGATGTGAGCTTTATTGTTAAGAAAGTTAGTCCAAGGATAAGCACCAAGGAGATAGTAGAGCCTATGATGGGGTATGTTTCACTCTCGAGCATAATAGATATCGGAACCGGAAGCAAGTGAAGTCCAAAGAGCACTAACAGTATGGAGAGATACCTTGCCTTTCTTCCGTAGATGTACGTCAGCTCCTTCATGAAATAGCCAGCAGTTGACATAACAATTGCCGCTAGCCCATGGGACACATAGAGACT belongs to Thermococcus bergensis and includes:
- a CDS encoding DUF835 domain-containing protein, whose product is MSIKINSKMLLPLLSLLFAVYSLIPDYVFQQGLSKATVSLYVSHGLAAIVMSTAGYFMKELTYIYGRKARYLSILLVLFGLHLLPVPISIMLESETYPIIGSTISLVLILGLTFLTIKLTSSEEFLRLKTMEIHEVKIAPGVRIINQEEYKKIKEKLKDAPVLAFVRTLNNIPENWTYYFVTTATKEGEVKTISPMNLERMTELSYKYLKAMEEVGSRGIILIDCLEYLVMYNEFTSVIKFLNKLKDFVVSHNGTLILVAEKDAFEEQQWTLLTRLLEDAV